The Dehalogenimonas sp. 4OHTPN genome window below encodes:
- a CDS encoding type III pantothenate kinase — translation MLLVIDIGNTTISLGVFDGDRLAASLRVATVLQKLPDEYASLLLHLLQLNGIDPKSVDKVAVCSVVPPLTGAFEELCNKYFHTEPLTIGTGTRTGVKIRMDNPREVGADRIVNAAAAFQLYKTACIVVDLGTGTTFDTVSASGEFIGGAIAPGIGIAAEALTARTSMLPRIELQRPERAIGTSTVKAMQSGMVFGYLGLVESIVSRIQAELPSKALVIATGGYAGLLAAETGIFDAVAPDLTLYGLRLIYYMNRA, via the coding sequence ATGCTGCTTGTCATTGACATAGGCAACACCACTATTTCGCTCGGGGTGTTTGACGGCGACCGGCTGGCCGCCAGCCTGAGGGTGGCCACCGTGCTGCAGAAATTGCCGGATGAATACGCCTCGCTGCTGCTCCACCTGCTGCAGCTTAACGGCATCGACCCCAAATCGGTTGATAAGGTCGCCGTCTGTTCGGTAGTCCCGCCGCTGACCGGCGCTTTTGAGGAACTCTGTAACAAATATTTCCATACCGAACCTCTGACCATCGGCACCGGCACCCGGACCGGCGTCAAGATCCGAATGGACAACCCGCGGGAAGTCGGCGCCGACCGCATCGTCAACGCCGCCGCCGCTTTCCAGCTTTATAAAACCGCCTGCATCGTCGTCGACCTGGGCACCGGCACCACCTTCGACACCGTTTCGGCCAGCGGCGAGTTTATCGGCGGCGCCATCGCCCCGGGCATCGGCATCGCCGCCGAAGCCCTGACCGCCCGGACCTCGATGCTGCCGCGCATTGAGCTTCAGCGGCCGGAGCGGGCCATCGGCACCTCCACTGTGAAAGCGATGCAGTCCGGCATGGTCTTCGGCTACCTCGGGCTGGTGGAAAGCATTGTAAGCCGCATTCAGGCCGAACTGCCGTCCAAAGCCCTGGTCATCGCCACCGGCGGCTACGCCGGCCTCCTCGCCGCCGAAACGGGCATCTTCGACGCCGTCGCCCCTGACCTCACTCTGTACGGCCTGCGGCTGATCTATTACATGAACCGGGCTTGA
- a CDS encoding NAD(P)H-hydrate dehydratase, with translation MKLVTAAEMRRLEQEAAAGGVSAAELMQRAGREAADKIAALFEPAAGKRVVVLVGPGNNGGDGLVAARHLKTAGVLTDIYLLSPRGSDDIVLREAVTAGLSPLEARYDVGFERLRAALEEADVVLDAVFGTGLGRSISGAPAAALALVAEACARRPEITVVALDLPSGLDADTGAIDPSAVRADFTITLGYAKRGFFLFPGAGYTGEVLVADIGLPEESGAALNTEVLDEHLILDLLPDRPADAHKGTFGKVLVAAGSPEYAGAAVLACQAAGRAGAGLVTLAAGKSLYPVLASRLTETTHLILPQTADGGLAPGAEELIAGRLKEFPAAVIGPGLGQSLSAAAFTRALLAALSRPENRALRFAAVLDADALNILSLESEWWQKVDFPAVLTPHPGEMARLAGLAAARVQSDRIELARRCAGLWRQVVVLKGAHTVIASPDGRVAVAPNANPALATAGTGDVLTGIIGGLLAQGLAPFDAARAGVYIHAMAAESVRAALGDCGAVASDLLPHIPRSFKALKEHDHAACH, from the coding sequence ATGAAACTCGTCACCGCCGCCGAAATGCGCCGGCTTGAACAGGAGGCCGCCGCCGGGGGTGTCTCCGCAGCCGAACTGATGCAGCGCGCCGGCCGGGAAGCGGCCGATAAGATCGCCGCGCTTTTCGAGCCTGCCGCCGGCAAACGGGTCGTCGTCCTGGTCGGTCCGGGCAACAACGGCGGCGACGGTCTGGTCGCCGCTCGCCATCTAAAAACCGCCGGCGTTCTGACCGATATTTACCTGCTGTCTCCCCGCGGCTCGGACGACATTGTCCTGCGGGAGGCCGTGACCGCCGGCCTGTCGCCGCTTGAAGCCCGTTATGATGTTGGCTTCGAGCGCTTGAGAGCCGCTCTTGAGGAAGCGGATGTTGTCCTGGATGCCGTTTTCGGCACCGGGCTGGGCAGAAGCATCAGCGGCGCCCCGGCGGCCGCTCTGGCGCTGGTCGCGGAAGCCTGCGCCCGCCGCCCGGAGATAACCGTCGTCGCCCTCGACCTGCCGTCCGGCCTCGATGCCGACACCGGAGCTATTGACCCGTCGGCTGTCCGGGCGGATTTCACTATCACCCTGGGATACGCCAAGCGCGGTTTCTTCCTGTTTCCCGGCGCCGGTTACACCGGCGAGGTTCTGGTCGCCGATATCGGGCTGCCGGAAGAATCCGGCGCCGCCCTCAATACTGAAGTCCTCGACGAGCATCTGATTCTTGATCTACTCCCCGACCGGCCGGCCGATGCCCACAAAGGCACCTTCGGTAAAGTGCTGGTGGCCGCCGGTTCGCCGGAGTATGCCGGCGCTGCCGTCCTGGCCTGCCAGGCGGCCGGCCGGGCTGGCGCCGGCCTGGTAACTCTGGCCGCCGGTAAAAGCCTGTACCCCGTCCTGGCTTCCCGGCTGACCGAAACCACTCACCTAATCCTGCCGCAGACAGCGGATGGCGGCCTGGCGCCAGGCGCTGAAGAATTGATCGCCGGCCGGTTGAAAGAATTCCCCGCCGCCGTCATCGGGCCCGGCCTGGGGCAGTCGCTATCTGCCGCCGCTTTTACCCGTGCCCTGCTGGCGGCGCTGTCCCGGCCTGAAAACCGCGCTTTACGCTTCGCCGCCGTCCTGGACGCCGACGCCTTAAATATATTGTCGCTGGAATCCGAGTGGTGGCAGAAAGTGGATTTCCCGGCCGTGCTTACCCCCCATCCGGGCGAAATGGCCCGCCTGGCCGGGCTGGCCGCCGCCCGGGTGCAAAGCGACCGGATCGAGCTGGCGCGCCGCTGCGCCGGGCTGTGGCGGCAGGTCGTCGTCCTGAAAGGGGCTCATACCGTCATCGCTTCACCCGACGGCCGGGTGGCGGTGGCTCCCAACGCCAACCCCGCTTTAGCCACCGCCGGCACCGGCGATGTCCTGACAGGCATCATCGGCGGGCTGCTGGCCCAGGGGCTGGCGCCGTTCGATGCCGCCCGCGCCGGGGTATACATCCATGCCATGGCCGCTGAGTCGGTCCGCGCCGCGCTGGGTGACTGCGGCGCCGTCGCCTCGGACCTGCTGCCCCACATCCCCCGGTCATTCAAAGCGCTCAAGGAGCACGACCATGCTGCTTGTCATTGA
- the coaBC gene encoding bifunctional phosphopantothenoylcysteine decarboxylase/phosphopantothenate--cysteine ligase CoaBC: MFKEKTIVLGITGSVAAYKAADLASRLVQAGAAVEVIMTESAQKFIAPLTLRALTNRQPVTSMWQDANKFSIEHVSLADAADAVLIAPATANTIARLACGLADDILSSTVLATRAPVIIAPAMNCNMYENAATQANIAALKSRGFTFVEPESGRLACGAEGKGRLAAAEVILAALDAVLNRKNDLAGRSIVVTAGGTREPLDPVRYVGNRSSGKMGYALAAAARDRGASVRLVSTVDMPDSSGLSVIRVETAAQMLEAVRDAVKGADALIMAAAVADFRPSTVAGDKIKKGATSLDLKLEPTPDILSEVKGDFVRVGFAAETVDLIGNAKKKLAGKNLDLIVANDVTAPDSSFGAETNMVTLLFKDGHAEDLPLMPKRAVAEKILDYLAVRLS; this comes from the coding sequence ATGTTCAAAGAAAAGACCATCGTTCTGGGCATCACCGGCTCGGTAGCCGCCTATAAGGCCGCCGACCTGGCTTCCAGGCTGGTCCAGGCCGGCGCGGCGGTTGAAGTCATCATGACCGAATCGGCCCAAAAGTTCATCGCCCCCCTCACTCTGCGGGCCCTGACCAACCGTCAGCCGGTGACTTCGATGTGGCAGGACGCCAATAAGTTCTCCATCGAGCATGTCTCCCTGGCCGATGCCGCTGACGCTGTCCTCATCGCCCCGGCTACCGCCAACACCATCGCCAGACTAGCCTGCGGCCTGGCGGACGATATTCTGTCTTCGACCGTACTGGCAACCAGGGCGCCGGTCATCATCGCCCCGGCCATGAACTGCAACATGTATGAGAACGCGGCCACCCAGGCCAATATCGCGGCGCTGAAGTCCAGGGGCTTCACCTTCGTCGAACCCGAATCCGGCCGTCTGGCCTGCGGCGCCGAGGGCAAAGGCAGATTGGCTGCCGCCGAGGTAATCCTCGCGGCGCTCGATGCCGTTCTTAATCGGAAAAATGACCTTGCCGGCCGGTCAATCGTCGTCACCGCCGGCGGCACCCGGGAGCCGCTCGACCCCGTCCGCTACGTCGGCAACCGCTCCTCGGGCAAGATGGGTTACGCCCTGGCCGCCGCCGCCCGCGACCGCGGCGCCTCGGTAAGACTCGTCTCCACGGTCGATATGCCCGATTCGTCCGGCCTGAGCGTTATCCGCGTCGAGACCGCCGCCCAGATGCTTGAAGCCGTCCGGGACGCCGTCAAGGGCGCCGATGCCCTCATAATGGCCGCAGCTGTAGCCGATTTCCGGCCTTCGACGGTTGCGGGTGATAAAATCAAGAAAGGCGCCACCTCGCTCGACCTCAAGCTGGAGCCGACGCCTGACATCCTCTCCGAGGTTAAAGGCGATTTCGTCCGCGTCGGTTTCGCCGCCGAGACCGTCGACCTGATCGGGAACGCCAAAAAGAAGCTGGCGGGAAAAAACCTCGACCTCATCGTCGCCAACGACGTGACCGCCCCCGATTCCAGCTTCGGCGCCGAGACCAACATGGTGACCCTCCTCTTCAAGGACGGCCATGCCGAGGATCTGCCCCTTATGCCCAAACGCGCCGTCGCCGAAAAAATCCTGGACTACCTCGCCGTCAGGCTAAGTTAA
- a CDS encoding TIGR00730 family Rossman fold protein encodes MVNDYYEINNLNKDESWRLFRIIGEFVTGFDRLESIEPAVTIFGSARVKQDDPVYLQAEDIALKLGQNGFNIITGGGPGVMEAANKGAVKAGVSSVGISITLPGEPHNEYATKSLLFDHFFTRKVMLVKYATAFVIMPGGLGTMDELTELLTLMQTEKIRPFPVILFGSAFWEGLLKWLRDVVHPLGYISEGDFDLLRITDSTDEILRIINKWREYHECVGNRAL; translated from the coding sequence ATGGTCAACGATTACTACGAAATCAATAATCTCAACAAAGACGAGTCTTGGCGTCTTTTCAGGATCATTGGAGAGTTTGTTACCGGCTTTGATCGGCTTGAAAGTATCGAACCCGCAGTAACCATCTTTGGCTCTGCAAGAGTAAAACAAGATGATCCTGTGTATTTACAGGCTGAGGATATCGCTTTAAAGCTAGGGCAAAATGGCTTCAATATTATCACTGGCGGCGGACCAGGGGTAATGGAAGCGGCCAATAAAGGGGCGGTAAAAGCTGGAGTCAGTTCAGTGGGTATCAGTATCACCCTGCCAGGCGAACCGCATAATGAATATGCTACTAAGTCTTTGTTGTTTGATCACTTCTTTACCAGAAAGGTCATGCTGGTAAAATACGCGACTGCCTTCGTTATCATGCCAGGCGGGCTTGGGACCATGGATGAGCTCACAGAGTTACTCACCTTGATGCAGACAGAAAAAATAAGACCCTTCCCGGTAATCTTGTTCGGCAGTGCGTTCTGGGAAGGCTTGCTGAAATGGTTACGCGATGTAGTTCATCCGCTTGGATACATCTCTGAAGGCGATTTTGATCTCCTCCGCATCACTGACAGCACAGATGAGATTTTAAGAATAATCAATAAATGGCGCGAGTATCACGAGTGCGTCGGCAACAGAGCACTCTAA
- a CDS encoding MBL fold metallo-hydrolase: MRFLGAHNCETDAAGMMCLLVDSRIVLDAGALTRNLPLDAQFGIQAVLLTHGHYDHFRDIPMLGMNLFLNGRSVDVYGSDDARRALAEHVLNGGIYSRFFDHPEGSPTLRYHVVEPGTSFQLGDYEILPVALPHPVPVLGYQLTDASGRRFFYSGDTGAGLSACFGDIDPHLMAIDVTAPSRYTAFFAARNQHLTPETLAAELEAFKKLKGHLPPVVCVHMNPHGEAEIAAEIERLSAELGSPVYLAHEGLTLSV; this comes from the coding sequence GTGCGCTTCCTGGGTGCCCACAACTGCGAGACCGACGCCGCCGGCATGATGTGCCTGCTCGTTGACAGCCGGATCGTGCTTGACGCCGGCGCCCTGACCCGCAACCTGCCGCTTGATGCCCAGTTCGGCATCCAGGCGGTGCTCCTGACCCACGGCCACTACGACCACTTCCGGGACATCCCGATGCTCGGCATGAACCTCTTCCTCAACGGCCGGAGCGTGGACGTCTATGGGTCTGATGACGCCCGGCGCGCCCTGGCGGAGCACGTCCTGAACGGCGGCATTTATTCCCGTTTTTTTGACCATCCGGAGGGCAGCCCGACGCTTCGGTATCATGTCGTCGAACCCGGAACCTCTTTCCAGCTGGGTGATTATGAAATCCTGCCGGTAGCTTTACCGCACCCGGTGCCGGTGCTCGGCTACCAGCTGACCGACGCTTCCGGGCGCAGGTTCTTTTATTCCGGCGACACCGGAGCCGGCCTTTCCGCATGTTTCGGCGATATTGACCCTCACCTCATGGCCATCGACGTCACCGCGCCCTCGCGCTATACCGCCTTTTTTGCCGCCCGGAATCAGCACCTGACCCCGGAGACCCTGGCCGCTGAGCTCGAAGCCTTCAAAAAGCTGAAAGGTCATTTGCCCCCCGTGGTTTGCGTACACATGAACCCCCACGGCGAGGCCGAAATAGCCGCTGAGATTGAACGCCTCTCCGCTGAGCTGGGCTCGCCCGTCTATCTCGCTCACGAGGGGCTGACGCTCTCGGTCTAG